One genomic segment of Bacteroidota bacterium includes these proteins:
- a CDS encoding HAMP domain-containing protein produces MQRRSFGIVFFIIGILAILQVAEYTTISYYTRNWDSITESKSNEQLAAIRTEFSGVQRKARRIAAELARHEDVTQYLTGKTNDADALFSQSARISRNQDVGAEVYDKEGVLVAWHGRSGIVNQREIAVALQGVLTSYVTRGPIFSQLFVITPVRVEGEVVGAVLIRQTIEVNYPLSNKFITPAGLAKKLSEDFGVNVDINYSEHAELPKDGRYASTVLSGIDGRKLGVASIVKFSRSAYLELVAARFHKVKVGLLVLGMFVLALYAARILSNLTSLFLRIVGITAIIWIVRYLLLWLEVPQILVQWSIFDPGHFASKFGNGLAKSVGEMTLTSLALFTNVAGVFRFVRDEPTGSPERRMWLPMRIVAAVAVAALIYLLLRGYAATIRSAVIDSNFRFNDPTVIVPPLELALMVFNLFVISASLIVVAVALTRFIVSLFESDRTGRDIKPWIFMAGLYVLASVVFGVVQETPLMSTSFRLFFGSGILIFAFFVHRNRRYRRKPILLGNAVSVLALSAVFFYPLLSQVIQERDRERVELFARDVLRPTDAWFTFNINEALQSFVTDEAFDVLLHGDKEELERLAFTSWAGSNAAQQGFNCSFTIYTPDGQEISRFAIGEQSAAAQEASLAVLKNHTTQIDVREAGSGMEAIKVYAGSLPIRAADELLGYGVVVISAAQQSLFRGETPRVFQTASHEKIESFYRTISVTEFKGERALSSGNLTLPVGYRIPPEARERFKDSTVTSMWVHETIAGRDYETYFARRLPSGDRIVALRMESLGFFWHVFGVVRTLVYFGLVLIGGFAAFLVVQWARRKPYRFTFRDRLLVALLIVSALPVIIISNYTRSFARERVEEYLAQRLSQETQMIEDKLTPVATRDSLIGQLASEVSTEHLVSGMKSDFNIYIGNTLFVSSRPELYESGILDRRLSGTAYAEVFVVGKRFHFEMENIGLYRYAVGYKPIIDTAESIIGVIAVPTLYRQDQIDEDVARTNAFLFGVSAIIFIGMALLAIAFANRIAAPIQKLTEATKRVSQGDLDVKVGIKAVGEIEDLVRSFETMTKDLKRNRENLVQYERELAWKEMAKQVAHEIKNPLTPMKLAIQHLRQTYRDKVENFDEIFEEISQMVIRQVDALGRIASEFSSFARMPSARLERCSVNDIVREAAYLFEQDQKVEFSIMLEQHLPPIMADREELRRAFINIIRNGIQAMDGEGRVEVSSADAGTEIEIRIRDFGCGIPDDIKGKLFQPNFSTKTDGMGLGLAIVKKTIEDMNGSIAIESIVNEGTTVIIRIPKVTADDGKPLRH; encoded by the coding sequence GTGCAAAGACGATCCTTCGGCATCGTCTTTTTTATTATCGGGATATTGGCCATTCTGCAGGTTGCTGAGTACACAACAATCTCATACTACACGCGCAATTGGGACAGCATCACCGAATCGAAAAGCAACGAGCAACTCGCTGCGATACGGACCGAATTCAGCGGCGTTCAACGCAAGGCCCGCCGCATTGCCGCTGAGCTTGCGCGTCACGAAGATGTAACTCAGTATTTGACCGGAAAAACGAATGATGCCGATGCCCTCTTCTCCCAGAGTGCACGAATATCCCGCAATCAGGATGTGGGCGCTGAAGTATATGACAAGGAGGGGGTTCTGGTTGCGTGGCACGGAAGAAGCGGTATCGTCAATCAGCGTGAAATTGCTGTCGCTCTCCAAGGGGTACTCACATCGTATGTCACCCGCGGGCCGATATTCTCGCAACTTTTTGTCATCACTCCGGTGCGTGTTGAGGGTGAGGTCGTGGGGGCCGTTCTCATCCGGCAGACCATTGAAGTCAACTATCCCCTCAGCAACAAATTCATTACTCCAGCAGGTTTGGCAAAAAAACTGAGCGAGGATTTCGGAGTGAATGTTGATATCAACTACTCTGAACATGCGGAACTACCCAAAGACGGCCGCTACGCTTCGACGGTTCTTTCAGGCATCGACGGCAGAAAGCTCGGCGTTGCAAGCATCGTGAAATTCTCTCGTTCCGCATACCTGGAATTGGTTGCAGCACGCTTTCACAAAGTGAAAGTTGGATTGTTGGTGTTGGGCATGTTTGTTTTAGCGCTCTACGCAGCACGGATTCTATCCAACCTCACATCGCTGTTTCTCCGAATAGTCGGAATCACAGCCATCATTTGGATTGTCCGCTATCTCCTGCTTTGGCTTGAAGTTCCTCAGATACTTGTCCAATGGAGTATTTTCGATCCGGGTCATTTTGCATCCAAATTCGGCAACGGGCTGGCGAAGTCAGTGGGTGAGATGACACTGACGTCGCTTGCGCTCTTTACCAACGTTGCAGGTGTATTCCGGTTTGTCCGGGACGAACCGACCGGTTCGCCGGAGAGGAGAATGTGGCTGCCCATGCGCATTGTGGCAGCAGTTGCAGTTGCGGCACTCATCTACCTGCTCTTGAGGGGATACGCCGCCACGATACGAAGCGCCGTGATTGATTCCAATTTCCGCTTCAACGATCCGACAGTGATCGTTCCACCACTTGAGTTGGCGCTGATGGTGTTCAATCTCTTCGTCATTAGTGCATCGCTGATTGTCGTTGCTGTCGCGCTCACGAGATTTATTGTCTCATTGTTCGAAAGCGACAGAACAGGTCGCGACATCAAGCCCTGGATCTTCATGGCGGGTTTGTATGTTCTTGCTTCGGTCGTATTCGGTGTTGTGCAGGAGACGCCCCTCATGTCAACGTCGTTTCGGCTGTTCTTCGGTTCCGGAATACTCATCTTTGCATTCTTCGTTCACCGGAACAGGCGATACAGGCGGAAGCCGATTCTGCTGGGGAATGCCGTGAGTGTCCTCGCGTTGTCTGCGGTCTTTTTCTATCCTCTTCTCAGTCAAGTGATACAGGAAAGAGACCGGGAACGCGTTGAGCTCTTTGCCCGCGACGTTCTTCGCCCGACGGACGCGTGGTTCACGTTCAACATCAACGAAGCATTGCAGAGTTTTGTTACAGATGAGGCGTTTGACGTTCTGCTGCACGGCGACAAGGAGGAACTGGAGCGGCTCGCTTTTACAAGCTGGGCCGGAAGTAACGCTGCGCAGCAGGGCTTCAATTGCTCGTTTACTATCTACACCCCCGATGGCCAGGAGATCAGCCGGTTTGCCATCGGTGAGCAATCCGCAGCCGCTCAGGAGGCAAGCCTTGCCGTGCTAAAGAATCACACGACACAGATTGATGTGCGTGAAGCCGGATCAGGGATGGAGGCGATAAAGGTGTATGCAGGGTCCCTGCCAATCCGTGCGGCCGACGAGTTGCTCGGCTATGGCGTTGTGGTGATCTCGGCTGCGCAACAATCATTGTTCCGTGGTGAAACTCCGCGTGTGTTTCAGACTGCTTCTCACGAGAAAATCGAATCATTCTACCGCACGATTTCAGTAACCGAATTCAAGGGCGAACGGGCACTCTCTTCCGGCAATTTGACGTTGCCGGTGGGCTATCGCATTCCCCCGGAAGCCCGCGAACGCTTCAAGGATTCGACTGTTACATCAATGTGGGTTCATGAGACGATTGCCGGCCGAGACTACGAGACGTATTTTGCGAGACGACTTCCCTCCGGCGATCGTATTGTGGCGTTGCGTATGGAGTCGCTGGGTTTCTTCTGGCACGTCTTCGGTGTTGTGCGCACGCTGGTCTATTTCGGGCTTGTACTAATAGGGGGATTTGCAGCATTCCTGGTTGTGCAGTGGGCAAGAAGAAAGCCCTATCGCTTCACGTTTCGCGACAGATTGCTGGTTGCGTTGTTAATTGTGTCGGCTCTCCCCGTGATTATCATCTCGAATTACACACGGAGCTTTGCACGCGAACGTGTGGAGGAGTATCTCGCACAACGGCTGAGTCAGGAAACTCAAATGATTGAAGATAAACTCACCCCTGTAGCAACGCGGGACAGTCTCATCGGGCAGCTCGCCAGTGAAGTTTCAACCGAGCATTTAGTATCGGGGATGAAATCCGATTTCAACATTTATATCGGCAACACACTGTTCGTGAGCAGCCGGCCCGAACTCTACGAGTCGGGCATTCTCGACCGGCGGCTCAGCGGCACAGCCTACGCGGAAGTTTTTGTGGTGGGGAAGCGCTTTCATTTCGAGATGGAGAATATCGGATTGTACAGATACGCGGTCGGCTACAAGCCCATCATCGATACGGCGGAGAGTATCATCGGCGTCATTGCCGTTCCCACCCTCTACAGGCAGGATCAGATTGACGAGGATGTTGCACGGACAAACGCGTTCCTGTTCGGTGTTTCGGCAATTATCTTCATCGGCATGGCGCTGTTGGCCATCGCCTTTGCGAATCGAATCGCCGCACCGATTCAGAAGCTCACGGAGGCAACGAAGCGCGTATCGCAAGGTGACCTTGACGTCAAAGTCGGCATCAAAGCCGTTGGCGAGATCGAGGATCTGGTTCGCTCATTTGAAACCATGACAAAAGATCTCAAGCGAAACAGGGAGAATCTCGTCCAATATGAACGCGAACTTGCCTGGAAGGAAATGGCAAAACAAGTCGCGCATGAAATCAAGAATCCGCTTACACCGATGAAACTCGCCATTCAACACTTGCGGCAAACGTACCGTGACAAAGTGGAGAATTTCGATGAGATATTCGAGGAAATCAGTCAGATGGTGATCCGTCAGGTGGATGCGTTGGGGCGGATTGCCTCCGAGTTTTCAAGTTTTGCCCGCATGCCGAGCGCCCGGCTTGAACGGTGCAGCGTAAATGACATTGTACGCGAGGCGGCATACCTTTTCGAGCAGGATCAGAAGGTGGAATTCAGCATCATGCTCGAGCAACATCTCCCTCCGATTATGGCGGATCGGGAAGAACTGCGCAGGGCGTTCATTAACATTATCCGCAACGGCATTCAGGCAATGGACGGGGAGGGAAGAGTTGAGGTATCAAGTGCCGACGCAGGAACAGAAATTGAAATTCGCATCCGGGATTTCGGCTGCGGCATTCCGGATGACATCAAAGGCAAACTCTTCCAGCCCAACTTCTCCACCAAGACGGACGGAATGGGACTCGGCCTTGCAATTGTGAAGAAAACGATTGAAGATATGAACGGCAGTATTGCAATCGAAAGCATCGTCAACGAGGGAACAACTGTGATTATTCGCATACCGAAAGTAACTGCAGATGACGGCAAACCACTCCGTCATTAG
- a CDS encoding DUF4783 domain-containing protein: protein MRFVLPLAVFLAICFVPVGKAQEIPTGSRDFRVVFEEIQHGFEISKVSVFSPYLGLKVQVTLKGEENGYFSSNHAYYILENFLKSRKVISFEFSAVGETEAMPYATGTAVFSHKGAREIAQVYVALMKSADKWVISEINIY from the coding sequence ATGAGATTTGTTCTACCTCTTGCAGTGTTCCTTGCCATCTGTTTCGTACCGGTAGGAAAAGCGCAGGAAATTCCGACAGGTTCGAGGGATTTCCGCGTTGTCTTTGAGGAAATACAGCACGGGTTCGAAATCTCAAAGGTCTCCGTCTTTTCGCCGTACTTAGGACTCAAAGTGCAGGTAACATTGAAAGGAGAGGAAAACGGCTACTTCAGCTCGAATCATGCGTATTACATTCTTGAGAACTTTCTCAAATCCCGCAAAGTCATTAGCTTCGAATTCTCTGCTGTCGGCGAAACAGAAGCAATGCCCTACGCAACAGGAACTGCCGTGTTCAGTCACAAGGGCGCTCGCGAAATTGCCCAAGTATACGTGGCGCTGATGAAGTCGGCAGACAAGTGGGTGATTTCCGAAATCAACATCTACTGA